TTTAAGGACAAGAGAGTCCTTGTGATTGGAATGGGGAATTCAGGCACAGACATTGCTGTGGAGGCCAGCCACCTGGCAGAAAAGGTACCCTGATGTTACCTAATGGAAAACTGTAGCTTAAGATGCATGCCTCAGCCAAACAGTgacaaaagatgaaagaaataaaaatgcctaaaatacacacacatacaaaaaaaacagattttttaattttatttttttaacgtttgtgtgtttatttatttatttgagagagagagcgagcaggggaggggcagagagagagagggagagagagtctctgtgctgttagcagagGAGGCAGATCTGAGAAAGCACAGGCCATGCTTAATCACTTTGTGAAACAACAGAAGCTAGAAAAGCTATTCTGGCTCCTCAATCCTGCCAAAATGTACGGGGAAACTCTTTTCAcgaaaataataaagtaaaataaaataaaagcaacaaaagcgaaaataatgataataataaattgcAGATGGATTAGCCCTGCTTTATAGAGTTCTCCTTAATCTGGTTCAAATGTGCCATTTCAACTTTATCTCCCACTACTCTGAGCCTTTTCCAATTCCTgtgtttttcccctttgctcatacCACACCCCTCCCTTCACTGCTCTTTTCCCCTTTATTACAATCCACTTGTACCTCCCCAGCTATGTTGCCCCAACACAGTGATCTCTCCCTAGTAAAGTTTATGTAATAATTGTAATTAACGTTCCTCAGCTGGCActtgttaaaaacaaatacatattagtTGTTGGTTTCTGATGTGCCAAACgttgtgccaggcacagggggaATCAcgggaaaatacaataaaaacacctgggtggctcagtcaattaaacatctgactttggctcaggtcatgatctcaaggttcctgagtttgagtcccgcatcgggtgAGTGTgagtcccacttctctctctctctctctctctctctctctctctctccctccctctctccctctctcttttcctctctctctgcccctcactcacttgagccctctctctcaaaaaaaaaaaaaaaaaaagcaagatttctGCCATAATGGAGCATAGAGTTGAGGCGGACACAGATGCCAactaaataagtataaataattaGGTCATggatacctggatggctcaatcggttaagtgtccgactcttgatttcaactcaggtcacgatctcatggtttgtgagttcaagccccatgtcgggcttaacactgacagtgcagaccctgcttaggattctctctttttccctccctcttcctctgcccctctaccgctTGTGCTCACGCTTGggttgtgcactctctctctcgttcttgctctataaataaataaataaatgaatgaatgcaagagTGAGGAGTGCCTGGCcagctcaatcagtagagcatgcaactcttgatcttggggttgtaggctCACGATGCATGTTGtacatagagattacttaaaaataaaatctttagaaataataattgCAAGAGCAAAAATAGCTATGAAGGAAAAGGATTGGGAATGTGATTTTGATATTCCCTTCGGGAGCTTTCAAAAAactgattgattggttgattgatttgGAGAGACTTCGCAGTTTGGTGGAGACAtcctgagagaagagaaaggaggtcctgaaataaaaattaacacagtCCCATCCACTCCGACCCCCACGGGAGACATGTGGGTAGCATATTCTATTTCCATTCATATTATTTCTATCTCTCTTGTCATGTGGAAATTTCCAACTCAGTCAGCTGGTGAACTCAAACAGCtaacctgttaaaaaaaaaaaagtgttttttaaggAATTCACCAAAACCAACTGTGTTACTGAAATGTATTGTCAGTTCAAACAGTGGTTTCTATTGAAACTCTTTATAGACAAGATTCACCTGCTGCCACACCTTGTTCTTATGACCTACAATTACCAGCATGCAAAACTGTACCCACCCGCTCGCTGCTTTTTCACGCGAGACTTTGAGCTCGCCCTGGGTTGCCACAGTAGCTCACTCACTGAGGTGTCTGGCACTGTGTCTCGCAGATAATAAGTGCTCAGTTATATGTTCGAAGGCACTTTAATAATCTAAGTGCCCAAACCGTTATCTCAAATGAATAACTTTACCACGGGAGCCGGAGGAGCCAAAACCATCTTGTGGAGGATGTATTGTGAGGGAGGGAGACTTTCGGGCGCTATTCCAATGATGAGACCTCTTGACTCTCTGGCGAAGCCAGCCGGGCTCACTGTGTCAAACTGAGTGGCTTCTTTGACTGCTTCCAGGTGTTCCTCAGCACCACCGGCGGGGCGTGGGTGATCAGTCGAGTCTTCGACTCAGGGTACCCGTGGGACATGGTGTTCACGACTCGGTTTCAGAACATGTTCAGAAATTCTCTCCCAACTCCAATTGTGAACTGGCTGCTGGCGAGAAAGATGAACAGCTGGTTCCATCATGCAAATTACGGCTTGGTACCGGAAGACAGGTAAACGGAGGGTATCTGctgagggctgtgaggaaggaggaggctcTGTGCCTCCACTGGCACAGCCAAACCAGGCAACAGCACATCATATCGACCGAACGTGAAGGAAAACTTCATCCCAGTGTATTTCCTAATAGCTAGCTATTTTGAGTTCTTGGTAAGTGAAACTAGGTATTGCATCTTGTCAACAACCCTTTTTTAAAGTCTTACTTAATCTTCTTTTTACTGTGGGCGAACCGAGGCTTGGCAAAGTTCAGCCACTTGCCCAAGCTCATGTAGTGATAAGTGAGCTCTATGACCTAGGCAGGTTACGTGGCCCTCAGCTGCAGCGCTCGAAAGACAATGACTTGTCTACGACTCTTTTGGTAGAAGCAACACGCTTGGCTTGTTTCCCTGTGTGGGAAGAATCAAATGTTGTAGTGGTCCCTGCCCATCTCTCCAGCAGCAGTGCCTTCTTGCCCTTGTCAAGACGACCTTGACCTCAGTCTGTACTTAACTCAGTCTGTATCTGAGTTACAGCCTACAATTTATCCCATTAAGAAGAACAGACGGTTTTACTTTCTCATTGAGTCAGTACAAGGATACTCCATTCCCGGGGTTGGCATCGTAGCCCAGAGATCTCATCTGATCTTCCTCCAGGTTCCACTCTGGACCAACGTGGATCAGGTGTACCCAAGCCACCACTGAGGGCACACAGCTCCCTACCGAGTGCCACTTCTCCCAAGACTGGCACCTCCTGCCTGGCCAAGGGGAGAGTCCCAgaatgaggaagggaagggaaggaggtggaagggCCAGCCACACTGGTCACCGGCACATCTCTTCCCTGCCCATGTTTCTCTTTAGGACACAGCTGAGAGAGCCTGTGCTAAATGATGAACTCCCAGGCCGTATCATCACTGGGAAAGTGCTCATCAAGCCAAGCATAAAAGAGGTGAAGGAAAACTCTGTCGTATTTAACAACACCCCAAAGGAAGAGCCCATTGATATCATTGTCTTTGCCACTGGATACACCTTTGCTTTCCCCTTCCTTGATGAGTCCGTAGTGAAAGTCGAAAATGGCCAGGCATCACTGTACAAGTACATCTTCCCTGCACATCTGCCAAAGCCAACCCTGGCTGTTATTGGCCTCATCAAACCCTTGGGCTCCATCATACCCACTGGAGAGACCCAAGCACGATGGGTTGTTCGAGTCCTAAAAGGTACGTGCATGAGAAATTTCAGGGcatatgttttctgtttactATGTTATTTTGGATACTAGAAATTTTGAGAGTGTCCCCAGCTCCTATCTCAAACaacagaatctttaaaagcaGGATTCATTCTATTCTTCATGGAATTACACTATCAGAATGAATTTGAGCCATTACCAGCACAAAAGATAAATCAGGGGTCAAAAAAATACAAGTTGTGTCTGTCTGTTGTTTTCAGTGAATTAACCGGTTCAATTAAAGTATAAAACTTCAGTCAAGTGACAGAATTCAGTTCTGAGGTTATGTTGTATCAGATAACTAGTGGGATGACCAGATGCTTATAACTTTTCAGCTGGTAGCATTATTACCAAAAACTTACCATCAACCCTGTAGGCAGCTAATATTTTTGGGAGGAGAACAGATGAGTCGCTGGGTACCAGGAATAAAGATAAGCAGTAATAAAGCATCTTCACCCGCTAAGCAAGCAGGCCTGAAGTTAaattgccttttttgtttgtttcacaggTATAAATAAGTTACCACCGCAAAGTGTCATGATTGAGGAAGTcaatgcaagaaaagaaaacaaacccagtGGGTGAGTTAACTTAGTTATTTGAATCATTTGAGTCATTTGAATCATGACTCAAATTGGTAAAACAATAGCAGAGAGACATGAGGCAGCGCCTGAGATttagagggggggaaaaaactaGCATAGCCTGTTAaggagagtggggagaaggggaacTGAAAAGTTTAAAGGTCCCAAAATCGTCACTTCAGACCATAATTATCTAGCGCCACATGGAGTCTGGATTCTAAACCAAATACAATTAACTCCCATCTACCAGATACATTATTCCACGCCTTTTTCATAATCAGCAGGCAAAGAGTTGTGTTTATCCCCTCTGATGCTAGAAGggtctgtttattcattcattcaaccaatctGTATTCAACTCTATT
Above is a window of Neofelis nebulosa isolate mNeoNeb1 chromosome 15, mNeoNeb1.pri, whole genome shotgun sequence DNA encoding:
- the FMO1 gene encoding flavin-containing monooxygenase 1 isoform X2 codes for the protein MAKRVAIVGAGVSGLASIKCCLEEGLEPTCFERSDDLGGLWRFTTKVCSVTKCPDFTVTGQWEVVTQHEGKQGSAIFDAVMVCTGFLTDPYLPLDSFPGINTFKGQYFHSRQYKYPNIFKDKRVLVIGMGNSGTDIAVEASHLAEKVFLSTTGGAWVISRVFDSGYPWDMVFTTRFQNMFRNSLPTPIVNWLLARKMNSWFHHANYGLVPEDRTQLREPVLNDELPGRIITGKVLIKPSIKEVKENSVVFNNTPKEEPIDIIVFATGYTFAFPFLDESVVKVENGQASLYKYIFPAHLPKPTLAVIGLIKPLGSIIPTGETQARWVVRVLKGINKLPPQSVMIEEVNARKENKPSGFGLCYCKALQADYITYIDELLTYINAKPNLFSMLLTDPRLGLTIFFGPSTPYQFRLTGPGKWEGARNAILTQWDRTFKVTKTRSVQESPSPFASLLKLLSLLALLMAIFLIFL